AGGAATTTCAGGAGAGGGGAGAATTTGAAAATCGGATCATGAGAAAGCCTATAACGTAGAGAGCATTAACCACCTATTCCTTCATTGTCCAGTAGCAGCTGACTTATGGAATTTCTTTTATTCCATCTTTGGATTATCCTGGGTCACCCCTCAGTCAGTCAACGAAGCCTATGATAGCTGGTTTTTGTGGAAAGTTGATAAGGCCATCAGAAGGAAATGGAAAATGATCCCAACAACTATTTTTTGGTGTATCTGGACAGAGAGAAATCACAGATGTTTTGATGGTGTCTCAACTCCAACATGCTTCCTGAAGGCTAGatgtttagttagtctttttagtTGGAACTTCATGACCCCTGTAACTAGCACTGACTATTTTTTGGACTTTGTTAGCTCTCTGATCCTAGCATAGCTTTTTTTGTATTAATAGAGCTAACAGTCATCTCTCTTTGTAACCTTTTGTTTCCttatgcatcttcttgatgccttttTAATGATAACActttacttcatcaaaaaaaaaaaaaaagtctatGATCAAGTGAACTGGGGGTTCCTAGACTTCATAACGTTAAAGATGGACTTTGGAGTTGGAGAAAATGGATCAAATACTGCATATTGAGGTACTCCATTCTTGTGCATGGAAACCCATGTGGATTCTTCTGTAGTTCGAGGGGCTCTAGGCATGGAGATCCGCTATTAGTCATGGAGGCGTTGAGTAAGATGATGGATAAAGCTGTGATGGGCGATTACTTAGGGGGTTTCAATCAACGATTGGAGGACACATCATGCAAGCTCTCTTCAACACACCaacaaaaagttcaaaatgagcATACTTAGTTGACAAGTGCACAGAAGGTCACTACGGATAAATTTCTTTGAGATTAACTACTTAAGTAGGTAGATCATAGATGGTGGATGAACAAGGAGCGTCAAGAAAACATCTACATGAAGAATGAACAGGCAAGTGCACTTTTGATAAATTAAAGGAAATGGGGATATTTTCATAAAAAGAGTGATAATATAGATCTACTCAAGATAACTTCAGTTTCGGTCTGTCCTTTGATTTTCACCCTAATAAATTTATTGTCACCAGCGGTGAAagttacaaaagaaaaaaaaatgaaaacagaaGTACATTAGTAAAAATAGAGatgagagtgagagagagagagagagagatttaagAAACGCACGGGAGAATCAGATATCAGTAAAACTATGTCTTTTCCCTCCATATATTCACATGCCAAGTCAAACATACATGGAGAGAGAGCCATTGTAACACTTATAgtacttttgttttgtttgatatgaaaagCAAAATTGCAATACTTAATACTTCGTagtacttttttttaattataaagtTAATACTTCGTAGTATTTTTTAAGTACAAAAGTGAACCAGAATCAATCTCTCTTTTTTTATATGACGGAAGCGTAAAAGAAAAACAAGTGTCATTCTTAAAGAGAAACAATCTGGCTAAAAGCATGCAATGGCATTTCTGTACACTGGCAGGTGATTATCACAAAGTGAAGGTGGAGTGTGACTTTATCATCTCTGAACAATAACATGAGCTCATTTtctagttaaataaaatatgtgcaATGGAGAGATACCATGGAAACGTAGTTAAACAAATATGTACACAAAAAACATTTCTAGGGCTAATTAGGAGGTCGGTATCTGGCAAATCCACAATATATTCTATATTTTACGTCATCTCGAAAACATCAAAACTGAAGCCACTCCTTTTAGACATGTAAAGACTCTATCATAGAAACCAATTAAGTGATTCTACAAGCCATTCACATTTATTTAGCTAGAACTTTACCTATTTCACGCTTGCCATTGTCAGGGCTATCACTTCCATGCACCACATTTCTGAAAACAGATTGTCATAGAAATCTAGTAAGTACTTGGAAACGTTGAAAACTTCACGTACCATGACAGTGTATTCATTGAACATAACATATAAACAAAACACTAATATATGTTGCCCAACCTTCCAGTTTGAACAGCAAGGTCTCCTCTGATTGTGCCGGGCTCCGCGTTAAGTGGATTAGTTGCTCCTATTAGCTTACGGGCAGATGCTACAACACCAACACCCTCCCAGGCCTTGCCAGAGATAGAATAGAATCCAAGATATTAGGAAGCTCAGAAGATTGCCAAACATAACATATAGTGTGAATATAACTCATTGGTTTCAATTAGTGAATGATGAAAATGGATTAAATAGCAAGAACTCTACCATACAGACAACAGGACCAGAGGTAATGTAGTCAATCAGCTTGGGGAAGAATGGTTTGGACTGTAGGTCCTTGTAATGCTCCTGTTACAATTATAAATTTTTTAGCAATATAATCAGGAATTAACAGGGACGATATAAATAGATCTGAGAAATAATTCAGAAAATTAACATAGTGATTGGATTCCCTTTTCTGATCGATAAACAAGCCTAAGGATACAATTCTCTGCTTTTCTGAaagcaaataataaaaaaataaatttgatacaatcTTAATAGGGTATATggaattaattattagaccattcCTTAGCTATCCTCTAAAAGGCTTCATGTGGTATGTGAAGTTTGTACTTCTCACTTTGTCCGGAACATGCTTTCCATTAGACTCATGCTTCTTTTTATTTCCCATTAGTCCAACCTATATGAAAATGTGACATGAATGTTGTTAAACCTTTAATCTCCAATCCTGATGCATTATCAAACTTTATCTTATGGTAGTTTCTGGGTTTGACTCAAACGCTATTCGTTCCTACATTTACACAATATCAGAAGTGTAATTCTGTAAATAATGAAGGTTTGTAAAGGGGCAAAATGGCCTACAAAGCCCTTAGACATAAGTCTTGAAAAATGGTGGGAAGGAGGTAAAAGGGGAGGGGTTTTGTGGGGTagggggtgggtgggtgggtgggggggATTAGGGCATAACTAGAAATGTCAAGTTAATTAAAAGATTATGTAATTCACATCCAAGCTCAGCTCCAGAAATGACGAACCTCTGCCAATTCTTTGGGGCAATGAAAAAGCTTCAAACCAGTTAGCTTAAACCCCTTTTTCTCAAATCTTGAAATAATCTCCCCAACCTATTACAATTAAGAAATGACATCacagaaaaacttaaaacaagaCTTCAAAAAAGAATGCATTTTTTTTGAGTGTTTCAACAATCCATAATTAAAACAGAGAAGAACATTGTGAAGAGCATACAAGTCCTCTTTGAACACCATCAGGCTTAATCATAATATATGTCTCCTCCACTTCTTCCTGAAAAAACAATAAATTCACCCCAAATTTAAACAATACAATTGGGTAAGCAAAAGTTCAACTAAATGCATAATAATATACAGGTTAGAAGAGAGATAAACATACCATGGAAGCAACCAAGTGGGGAAGGAATATACGAGTTGTATGGTTCCTTTTGGAGGCATGGGAACGAGATTGGTTACTTGCAAAAAGATGAACTGCAGGTTGAAATGCAGCTAAATGGTGATTCTTCTTGATGGGGTTAAGGATAAGCTTGCAAGAGGGTGCGCAGGATAAGCGGCTGGTAGGTGAAGATAGCGCAGAAGAAGAAACGCAAGGACTTGCTCCTACAACGCTAAGACAccccatctctctctctctttcgcCTCAACTTCCTCTTCGGCGCTAATAAATTCAGCTACCCGGCAACTGAATCACCTAAATTACCCTCCGTGCctttcattttgttttttctttaaatttaacgaattttgttttttgaattgtcTATTTCCAAAGTTTATGGTGTTGTGAATTTAACTACTTCCTATAACAACTTGTTTATTGTTATCTATCgtattgtatcgtattattaTTGTAAGTATAATATTTATTTCGattattacttaaattttattgtatcgtattattAAGTTCGTCGTATAAAAAATGTCAGTTTATGTAACGACTAATTTGGTGCGGTCGcatcgttaccttgtcttttcttctctatttggcctccttattattaaatagtcatattttatcatttactctatatttttatataataattttactgTGTACCTTAccttttttataatattaaatatttattattcatattgttggtgtgtgatatcataaacaataacaaacaatacaatctatccgaACGCTGTATTCATCAAAACAATacaatatgatatattatgaaacgatatgtaacaaccatccaaactaTACCTGTTAATCGGGCCGGGCTGACCCGTTTACAACCCGGTTCAGCCCGGTACTGTAGCGTGGGAGGCGGGCTGAGACGGGTTGGGCGGGGAGCGGGTTTCAAACGAACAGTTTTTTGATACCGGTGCACCGGAACCCGCTAAGCCCGTTAACGGATTTTTAACGGGCTACAACCCGGTTCAGCCCGTTTTTTAacggtttttttttctttcaaatattgtaaattatcctactattgcaaatggtttagttcatattgctgaaatttctcttttactacataatttgaagaGGAAAGAAGGATATACTTCAGTTGTTGAATCTATGCTTCAGAGATTAGATAAGATCAAAAcggcgaaatcaagggcgtgacgaggtagatgaagcggaggaccaagaaattggagatataatgatGTATGGTTCTGATTCAACCAATGCCGGAAATCAAGAACCTCATGTcgacatggatgaacttacaaaaatgatgcaaaacatgtgatgtactatttctttttctttttttttataattgttgtaaacttttaatttgcaagttcaaaaataacaaaatcaaaaagaacttgcaacttaatttgaagtattatatattattcaataaaaatatcaaatgaaagtcttcggagcttgatccttacatattgcctattggtcttattaaataattttttgtagccacttactttcaaatttcaattttaaaattgtaaaattcaactttcaaatttaaaactttaaacttcaaagtttaattctaagccttaaaagtttgcaaacacttgtatcaataacattgaataagaaaaacaaaatttactttaaaaaaaaatgcacAGCCCGGTCCAGCCCGCTAAGCTCGAACCCGGACggacaaaaaaattcaaaaaaatacaaCCCGCAACGTTAAACGGACATGCTTTGAAGCAAGAACTAGAAATAGTTAAGAAATCGTATGAATTGAAAGAGAAGGAAAATCATAAGAAAGAAATCACAGCTTTGAAGCAAGAAATGGAAATATTTAAGAAATCATATGAATTGAAAGAGAAGGAAGATCATAGACAAGAAATTGCAGCTTTGAAGCAAGAAATGGAAATAGCTAAGAAATCGTACGAGTTGAAAGAGAAGGAAGATCATAAGCAAGAAATCGCAGCTTTGAAGCAAGAAATGGAAATAGCTAAGAAATCGTATGAACATCACACCTTAGAAATGGAAAAAAAGGCTACAGAATCTCAACAAGAGCTTGAAGAGAAGTTGAAAGAGGCGACGAgccttttgacagaatcaagaaATAGGATAAAGGAACTTGAGACATTTTGTCAATCAAAATCGGAGAATTGGACCAAGAAGGAGCATATTTACCAAATATTTACAGAATTCCAGCTAGGCGCACTTCGTGTATGCTTgatctcttttctttattttttctttctaatttttttctGAAATGTCAGTGTTGTAGCACGTGTAACTTGGACCTCGATAATGTTCAGGAACTAAGGTTTTCTTCTCAGTCAATAAGGCAAGAAGTTGTAAAAAAGCTATGCAGAGGGATTCAATCAACTAGGTCAGTTCAGCTTCTTGAAGTGTTATAATAACGTCGTTTATTGATTGCAGTACAAGTGTAAGATATCAGCCCAAGTTTAAATATTGACTTAAATAGATTTACCTTATGGAATCAAATTTCGATTACAGGTGAAAAAGTTAGAGCACTAGGACATGCAGCTGCTAACTACTCTGCAGTCCTTGCTGAGAATCGCAAACTGCACAATGAGGTGCAGGAGCTAAAAGGTGCGATAATATTGAGGACTGAAATTTATTACCTGTCCTTTTCATTTACTtatggttatttttcaattagGAAATATCAGAGTATATTGTCGGATTAGGCCATTCCTTCGTGGACAAAAGGAAAAACAATCAGTTGTTGAATACATTGGAGAAAATGGGGAGCTTATTGTTGTAAATCCTTCCAAACAAGGAAAGGAAGGCCGTAGGTCTTTCAAGTTTAATAAGGTTTACAGTCCAGCTGCAACACAAGGTTTTCAGATTCCTCCATTTGATTGTTGATCTTAATTAATTCTTTTATCTACGCGTTCTGCATAATGAACTCTAAAATGAATTTCACCTTTCCAATTCGTTTACAGCTGAGGTCTATACAGATATTCAGCCCTTGATACAGTCCGTGCTTGATGGATATAATGTATGTATATTTGCCTATGGTCAGACTGGATCAGGAAAAACATACACCATGGTAAGAACTTCTGTATATAATTCTGTTAGATATGTTTATACTATATTTGTTTCACTTTCCTGATGTCAAATTAAATTAACCTCCAGACTGGCGCAGACAGAGCGACTGAGGAGAATTTGGGTGTCAATTATCGCGCTTTAAATGATCTTTTCACAATTTCTCAAATGAGAGGGAGCACCTTCACATATGAAATTACAGTTCAAATGATAGAAATATATAACGAACAAGTTCGTGACTTACTCTCAAGTGATAGTTCACAAAAGAAATATCCTTCCTTCCTCTTTGCTGATACTGCTTTGTCTTACATTTACAATTAATTACCAGAAGACCATCTCCGACTTGCATATAACATGATTTTCATTAACTGTTTTCCTTGATTTGCACACACTTGGGATATTATCCGCCTCCCAACCCAACGGTTTAGCTGTTCCTGAAGCGAGCATGCAGCCAGTAAACAGGACCTCTGATGTCTTAGATTTGATGGATATTGGATTAAGAAATCGAGCAAAAGGTGCAGTCGATCACACAGGTTATCTATAACAACTTTTAAGAGTTCATCTCTATACTTTGTAGTTTAAAGTACatatctttctctttttttattttatcatgagTGCTTTTCTATAGTATACATCAATAAACT
This DNA window, taken from Nicotiana tabacum cultivar K326 chromosome 4, ASM71507v2, whole genome shotgun sequence, encodes the following:
- the LOC107768038 gene encoding nucleoside diphosphate kinase 2, chloroplastic: MGCLSVVGASPCVSSSALSSPTSRLSCAPSCKLILNPIKKNHHLAAFQPAVHLFASNQSRSHASKRNHTTRIFLPHLVASMEEVEETYIMIKPDGVQRGLVGEIISRFEKKGFKLTGLKLFHCPKELAEEHYKDLQSKPFFPKLIDYITSGPVVCMAWEGVGVVASARKLIGATNPLNAEPGTIRGDLAVQTGRNVVHGSDSPDNGKREIALWFGEGELCSWTPVQEPWLIE